GCCGAGCGAAGCTCGGCATTTGAGACGAGGAGGGCGGCGTGAGGATGTTCGTCATGGCGATCGTGATGGCGCTTGTCGGAGCGTCGAGTTTGGCAGGCGCCTGTAGCGAGAGCAAACCCACCGTCGTCCACGGCACATCCGCCATGAAGGTAGTTAAGGGGATGGTGGGCGGTCCGGGTGCGCCGCTGCCGCTCAATCCAGCTCCCTCACCTTGGCCCAATTTCTATGGCCCGACGCAATACGATTTCGATCGAACACATCTTTCTCCGAAGCTTCGGCAAAAAGTGATGAGTATCGTGCAGCGCATTCCGTCGCGCGAGCGCCTTTACGCCCGCTGGCTTCCGTCGCAAGGCGATGTGATCGTCTTCGAAGTGCGACCTGACCAGATCCGAAGCGACGGACGCGGTTACTCGCCGTCTAAGGTCATCAACGAAAAGAACATGTACGTCGACCCGACGGATGGGAACGTTTTCGCCGGTCCGCCTTAGATCGCAAGACCGCGCCGGTCGAGCTGAAGCTCGACCGCTACAGCCGACGTTGGTTCGGCCTAGTTGATCAGTGATTCCGGATGATCGCGTCGGCTTCGATCTCGACGAGCAGATCGTCGCGGATGAGCTTGCTCACCTCGACCATCGTCGACGCCGGCTTGATGTCTGCGAAAACCTCGCCGTGAGCGCGACCGACAAGGTCTGCATTCGCCATATCGACGACGAACATCCGCGTTCGCACGACGTCGCCCAGCGATGCGCCTAACTCCTGGAGCGCGTTTTCGATGATCGCGAGCGCGCCTTTCGCCTGCTCGTATGCGTCGGCCCCAGGCGACGTCGTGCCCGCGACCGCGATAGTATCGCCGACGCGCACGGCGCGTACGTAGCCGTAGAGCGATTCCCATTTGGCGCCGGACAAGGCGGAGCGCCGCGTCATGATGCCTTTAGGCGACGGACGGCGCGCGCAAAGCGCCGGCGATCATGTCGCCGACGTCGTTCGTCGACAGCCCGCTGCTCGCGTCGAGCGATGGGATGCGCTTGCTCGACAAGAGCGAGGCGATCGTCGATTCGATCGCGGCGCCAGCGGCCGTTTCGCCGAGGTAGTCCAGCATCATCGCGACCGCGCCAATCGCGGCGACGGGACTGACGACGTTGCGGCCCTTGTATTTCGGCGCCGAACCGTGGATCGGCTCGAAGAGCGAGACCTGGCCTGGGTGGATGTTTCCCGACGCCGCGACGCCCATGCCGCCCTGCACCATCGCGCCGAGATCTGTGATGATGTCGCCGAATAGATTCGTCGTCACGACGACGTCGAACGATTCCGGGTTCTTCACCATCCACATGCATGCGGCGTCGATGTACGCGAACTCGAACGCGACGTCGGGGTACTCTTTGGCGACCTCTTCGACGGTGCGGCGCCAGAGCTGCTGGATCTCGATGGCGTTCGCTTTATCGACGAGCGTCAGCTTCTTGCGCTTGGCCCGCTTGCGTGCTAACTCGAATGCATAGCGGACGGCGCGCTCGCAGCCTTTACGCGTGAAGATCTGGTTGCCGATGACGACCTCGTCTGGCGTGCCCTTCTTGAAATGGCCGCCGATGCCGGTGTAGAGGTCTTCGGTGTTCTCGCGGACGACGACGAGGTCGACGTCTTCGGGCTTCTTGTCTTTGATAGGGCATAGATGCTCGGCGTAGAGTTTGATCGGCCTTAGGTTGATGTAGAGGTCGAGACCGAAACGCGTCGCGGCGATGACGCCGCGTTCGACGAGACCGGGCGGCAGACGCGGGTCCCCGATGGCGCCGAGCAGTATCGCATCCATTGTCCGGAACTCGTCGAGCTGACCTTCGGGCATGAACTCGTGCGTGGCGAGGTAGTGGTCGGCGCCGAACGGATACGACTTCGTCTCGTAGCTGAAACCAAAAAGGTCCGCCGCTTTCGCGAGGACCTTGAGGCCTTCATCGGTCACCTCGGGCCCGACGCCATCGCCGGGGATGACCGCGATCCGGTATGTCTTTCCCATCAGGCCGACTGCTTCTCCGCCAACCGCTTTTCGACGTAGCGCAGCAGTCCGCCCATCTTGATCAGGTCCTGCATGAACGGCGGCAGCTGCGTCGACTTGTACTCTTTGCCGCTGCGCTCGTTGCGGATGACGCCGTTCGCCGCGTCGACCGTGATCGGGTCGCCGTCTTCGATGGCATCGACCGCTTCGACGCTTTCGAAGATCGGAAGCCCCGTGTTGATGCAATTCCTATAGAAGATCCGCGCGAACGATTTCGCGACGACGCCCGCGACGCCGGCGCCTTTGAGCGCGACCGCCGCGACTTCGCGCGACGAGCCGCAGCCGAAGTTCGTGTCGGCGACGATGAGGTCGCCGGGCTTCGCCTTCTTGACGAAGTTGGCGTCGAGATCTTCGAGCGCGTGCTTGCCGAGCTCGACCGGGTCGATAAGGTTGCAATAACGGCCGGGAATGATGACGTCGGTGTCGACGTTCTTGCCGTACTTGTGCGCAGTGCCTTTGAGGATCATGATCGCTTCCTTACGCCGTCGTCGTCGCGAAGAGCTGCTCGGGTCCGCAGATGTGGCCCGCGATCGCCGACGCAGCGGCGACGTACGGACCCGCGAGGTACACTTCCGACTTCACGTGGCCCATGCGGCCGCGGAAATTGCGGTTCGTCGTCGAGATGCACCGCTCGCCGTCCGCAAGGACGCCCATGTGGCCGCCGACGCACGGCCCGCAGGTCGGCGTCGAGAGGACGCAGCCTGCGTCGATGAAGATTTCCGCCAGTCCCTCGGTGATGCACTGCTTGTACACCTTCTGGCTGCCGGGTATGACGATCGCGCGGACGCTCGGATGGACTTTGCGGCCTTTGAGAATCTCGGCGGCTTGACGCATGTCCTCGATGCGCCCGTTCGTGCACGTACCGATGACGGCTTGATCGACTTTGATATCGCTCAGCTGCGAAGCGTTCTTGTGCGTGTTCTCCGGCAGGAACGGGATCGCGACTTGCGGTTCGATGACCGAGCAGTCGATGGTGAACGAGTTCTGATATTCCGCTTTCGGATCGGCGTGGTAGACGGTGTAGTTCTTCTTGCCGACGGCGGCGCAGTACGCTTCGGCGACTGCGTCGACTGCGAAGATGCCGTTCTTCGCCCCGGCTTCGATCGACATGTTCGCCATCGTGAATCGGCCGCTGATGGGCAGCTCGCGGAGGACGGGGCCGGTGAACTCGAGCGCGCAGTACGTGGCACCGTCGACGCCGACGATGCCGAGCGTACGAAGGATGAGGTCTTTCGCGGAGACGTAAGGCCGGAGTTTGCCCTCGTAGACGAGCTTGATGCTCGGGGGAACGCGGACCCACATCTCGCCGGTCGCGAAGGCAGCCGCGATGTCGGTCGAGCCGACGCCGGTCGCGAACGCGCCGAGTCCTCCGTACGTCGTCGTGTGGCTATCGCCGCCGATAATCGTCTCGCCAGGGCCGACCATGCCGCTCTCGGGGAGCACGACGTGCTCGATGCCGCCGCGCCCTACCTCGAAGTAGTGCGTGATGTTCTGCTCGGTCGCGAAGTCGCGCATCATCTTCGAGAGCGAGGCGGTCGCGATGTCCTTGTTCGGCGTGAAGTGGCTTGGGACGAGCGCGATCTTGTCGCGGTCCCAGACCTTGGTCGCGCCTTTGATCTTGCGGAACTCGGTGATCGCAACAGCTGCCGAGAGCTCGTTCGCCATGACGAGGTCGAGCTCGATCGAGATGATGTCGCCCGGAGCGACCTGCGCCTTGCCCGAGTGGGCGGCGAGGATCTTCTCGGTCATGGTCATGGGGCGCGCCATGGGGTTCCTCCGGCTGATTGCTTGGACGGCCGACCGCA
Above is a genomic segment from Candidatus Eremiobacteraceae bacterium containing:
- a CDS encoding RidA family protein, which translates into the protein MTRRSALSGAKWESLYGYVRAVRVGDTIAVAGTTSPGADAYEQAKGALAIIENALQELGASLGDVVRTRMFVVDMANADLVGRAHGEVFADIKPASTMVEVSKLIRDDLLVEIEADAIIRNH
- a CDS encoding 3-isopropylmalate dehydrogenase translates to MGKTYRIAVIPGDGVGPEVTDEGLKVLAKAADLFGFSYETKSYPFGADHYLATHEFMPEGQLDEFRTMDAILLGAIGDPRLPPGLVERGVIAATRFGLDLYINLRPIKLYAEHLCPIKDKKPEDVDLVVVRENTEDLYTGIGGHFKKGTPDEVVIGNQIFTRKGCERAVRYAFELARKRAKRKKLTLVDKANAIEIQQLWRRTVEEVAKEYPDVAFEFAYIDAACMWMVKNPESFDVVVTTNLFGDIITDLGAMVQGGMGVAASGNIHPGQVSLFEPIHGSAPKYKGRNVVSPVAAIGAVAMMLDYLGETAAGAAIESTIASLLSSKRIPSLDASSGLSTNDVGDMIAGALRAPSVA
- a CDS encoding 3-isopropylmalate dehydratase small subunit, coding for MILKGTAHKYGKNVDTDVIIPGRYCNLIDPVELGKHALEDLDANFVKKAKPGDLIVADTNFGCGSSREVAAVALKGAGVAGVVAKSFARIFYRNCINTGLPIFESVEAVDAIEDGDPITVDAANGVIRNERSGKEYKSTQLPPFMQDLIKMGGLLRYVEKRLAEKQSA
- the leuC gene encoding 3-isopropylmalate dehydratase large subunit, whose amino-acid sequence is MARPMTMTEKILAAHSGKAQVAPGDIISIELDLVMANELSAAVAITEFRKIKGATKVWDRDKIALVPSHFTPNKDIATASLSKMMRDFATEQNITHYFEVGRGGIEHVVLPESGMVGPGETIIGGDSHTTTYGGLGAFATGVGSTDIAAAFATGEMWVRVPPSIKLVYEGKLRPYVSAKDLILRTLGIVGVDGATYCALEFTGPVLRELPISGRFTMANMSIEAGAKNGIFAVDAVAEAYCAAVGKKNYTVYHADPKAEYQNSFTIDCSVIEPQVAIPFLPENTHKNASQLSDIKVDQAVIGTCTNGRIEDMRQAAEILKGRKVHPSVRAIVIPGSQKVYKQCITEGLAEIFIDAGCVLSTPTCGPCVGGHMGVLADGERCISTTNRNFRGRMGHVKSEVYLAGPYVAAASAIAGHICGPEQLFATTTA